One region of Thermococcus sp. CX2 genomic DNA includes:
- a CDS encoding HAD family hydrolase, with amino-acid sequence MKWLIFDIDGVLIDVRESYDLATKLTVEYFLGLFGVKKRIKLDWIRELRRKGAFGDDFKVSEALILFAMAGDVEELIGEFPAGEGIDWVRERFGVGLFNGSIERVFNTFYLGEHYPGRLFDFDGLWKREKPIVRAELLEMAKKRFKLGVITGRSALELELAEKLIGFHFEKAVTRELYVKPDPRAIWHLTRGEGGVYIGDTVNDELLVRNYREKYGADFEAIIVGRDVEDVNEAMETLLG; translated from the coding sequence ATGAAGTGGCTGATATTTGACATTGATGGGGTTTTAATCGACGTAAGGGAGAGCTACGACTTGGCAACCAAGCTCACCGTCGAGTACTTCCTCGGGCTCTTTGGGGTTAAGAAGAGAATCAAGCTAGACTGGATAAGGGAGCTGAGGCGGAAAGGAGCGTTTGGCGACGACTTCAAGGTTAGCGAGGCCCTCATACTCTTCGCCATGGCCGGGGACGTGGAGGAACTCATCGGAGAGTTTCCCGCGGGGGAGGGCATAGACTGGGTCCGCGAACGGTTTGGAGTGGGGCTCTTCAACGGGAGCATAGAAAGAGTCTTCAACACCTTCTACCTCGGCGAGCACTACCCGGGAAGGCTCTTCGACTTCGATGGCCTCTGGAAGAGAGAGAAGCCAATAGTAAGGGCGGAACTGCTCGAGATGGCCAAAAAGCGGTTCAAGCTCGGCGTTATAACTGGGAGAAGCGCCTTGGAGCTTGAGCTGGCGGAGAAGCTCATAGGCTTCCACTTCGAGAAGGCTGTGACGAGGGAGCTCTACGTGAAGCCCGATCCGAGGGCAATATGGCACCTCACCCGGGGTGAAGGGGGAGTTTACATAGGGGACACCGTGAACGACGAGCTCCTGGTTAGGAACTACCGGGAAAAATACGGGGCAGATTTCGAGGCCATCATAGTGGGAAGAGACGTTGAGGATGTAAACGAGGCAATGGAGACGCTGTTGGGGTGA
- the hisC gene encoding histidinol-phosphate transaminase, with amino-acid sequence MRISPLVKSFQPYKVLEGDYRIWLDKNENPFDLPPEIKEEIFEELRKTPFNRYPHITSMPLREAIAEFYGVSPENVAVGNGGDELLSYLMRIFDGEYVVTTPPTFGMYYFYAKLDGIPIVEVPLDENFIMNGDKIAEKAEKASLVFITSPNNPTGNTQPREEIIKVLDTGVPVVLDEAYAEFSGESYVDLIDEYDNLIILRTFSKAFSLAGARVGYFLASEEIVDALYRIKSPFSLNALTMVTAKVMLRHYDVVMEKVNYIIKERERIYREFKDYAYPSEANFILMKLNAYEFLLEKGIVVRKLGGRLEGYIRVTVGRREENDELIAALKEFVEGIK; translated from the coding sequence ATGAGGATTAGTCCTCTTGTTAAATCTTTCCAGCCCTATAAAGTTCTGGAGGGAGATTACAGGATATGGCTTGACAAGAACGAGAACCCCTTCGATTTGCCGCCCGAGATAAAGGAAGAAATCTTCGAAGAGCTTAGGAAAACCCCTTTCAACCGCTACCCCCACATAACCTCGATGCCCCTCAGGGAAGCAATAGCCGAGTTTTATGGGGTTAGTCCGGAAAACGTTGCCGTTGGAAACGGCGGGGACGAGCTGCTGAGCTATCTCATGAGGATTTTTGATGGAGAATATGTGGTAACGACGCCTCCAACCTTTGGCATGTACTACTTCTACGCAAAGCTGGACGGAATTCCCATTGTAGAAGTACCCCTAGATGAGAACTTCATAATGAACGGAGATAAAATTGCTGAAAAGGCAGAAAAGGCAAGCCTCGTGTTCATAACATCCCCAAACAACCCAACAGGCAATACCCAGCCAAGGGAGGAGATAATTAAAGTTCTCGATACCGGGGTGCCGGTTGTTCTGGATGAAGCCTATGCGGAGTTTTCGGGAGAGAGCTACGTTGATCTGATCGATGAGTACGATAACCTAATAATCCTGAGGACGTTCTCAAAGGCCTTCAGTCTGGCCGGGGCGAGGGTCGGCTACTTCCTGGCAAGCGAAGAAATAGTTGACGCTCTATACAGAATCAAGTCTCCCTTCAGCCTGAACGCCCTAACTATGGTAACGGCAAAGGTCATGCTGAGGCACTACGATGTAGTTATGGAAAAGGTGAATTACATAATTAAAGAGCGCGAGAGGATCTATCGGGAGTTCAAGGACTACGCGTATCCGAGCGAGGCCAACTTCATACTGATGAAGCTCAATGCCTATGAATTTTTGCTTGAAAAAGGCATCGTGGTGAGAAAGCTCGGCGGAAGATTGGAGGGATACATAAGGGTTACCGTCGGCAGAAGGGAAGAAAATGATGAGCTGATTGCGGCGTTGAAGGAGTTTGTGGAGGGGATAAAATGA